A section of the Hyalangium minutum genome encodes:
- a CDS encoding TOMM system kinase/cyclase fusion protein, whose product MGTIFAGRYEILEKLGEGGFGQVFKARQLATLQVVAIKVLREVHSNNASHVARFQREMQLCAQLYHPHIVRLIDSGSTETGLLFSVFEYVPGQTLTQVLASEKALSAWETTQLMLQVLDALECAHRAKVVHRDLKPQNIMVSHTGVRRNALVLDFGLGTLPAESSEDLAKITQTQEVLGTPTYASPEQLRGEQVSPRSDLYSWGLIFLECLTGHRAVDGPTLQAIIFKQLGPEAIAIPAWLEHHRLGRLLRKVTAKNHELRDISALQLMRELEACAAEGWPVSGSMERTPTPAVLPSLSSFSSAGEGERRQLTAVCCSLRLSQEEGAALDEEDLDKLLRPLHATCAELARSYEGYVGGVLGESMLFYFGYPQAQEDDARRAARTALEMGVRMQQRAEELAREKKGRLEFRAGIHTGLVVIQEGQGGAGLPALMGSTPNAAVRLEGTARPGTLLVSEATSKLLRGHFAFEPVKDLSGASGPVFRVLHEYKKGHGSDVVQEGPLYGRAQELEFLQQRWTQVVGGNGQSILLTGEPGIGKSRLVQELIRQSRSTPHTTLDCRCMPEGRNSALSPWVDMLERWLGVGPGWTPEQKISALEALLSQHGFVLAEAMPLFLGLLSVKGGAERYPPPDVSPQRTKELTLDALLGLFFEVAQQQPLLLLVEDLHWADPTTMELLSQLVKDLSGAPICLILTARPEFTSQWSASHHLQLTRLDRKRVQEMVSGLTQDRNLPPEVMEKLLDRTDGVPLFVEELTRIIVESMPVKGETPSRSFTFSKIVIPTTLRDSLMARLDRLGPAKELAQLASALGREFSYEVLKSVSEREEPVLQHELKTLSDADLVHRRRTARNPIYVFKHALIRDTAYESMLKPLRRQVHARIASTLEAHFPELVETRPDLLAMHHSEAGQKRKAIGYAQKAGLGALMRSANQEAIAYITEAKGWLDVAEDPKEQAQLELGLNEVLTPALMATRGWSDAQIGQVVERSQHLIDLLGDSPKIIPTLWGLLIFYISRNERDRARVLVERLVGMAKHSGNLDLELMAEAAHGNNAIEEAHFQEAQQAFERALSLYKPAEHPKLAILYGQDGRSMSAGFLSVLKFLTGYPDQAEKLSTEAMAWAMETKHTSSIGLTYLYRMNMLHLRGDREAVLAVARAGEELLQRHGLPLHGAFCTLYKNWAERKAEPMRQILDMMAAGGLEIGKTHYHSLLADVEFEMGQVDAALARYDELVAYGRKVKEGYMLPSLLRAKGLCLRAKGEREAAEASVRQAIGVAREQGAKMMELRASVTLAEMQRDRGQRAEAYELLAPQPPRFTEGLDTPDLVRARALLAELKG is encoded by the coding sequence GTGGGCACAATCTTCGCCGGCCGCTACGAGATTCTTGAGAAGCTCGGAGAGGGAGGGTTCGGGCAGGTCTTCAAAGCCCGGCAGCTCGCGACCCTGCAGGTAGTGGCCATCAAGGTCCTGCGAGAGGTGCACTCCAACAACGCCTCGCACGTGGCGCGCTTCCAGCGGGAGATGCAGCTGTGCGCGCAGCTGTACCACCCCCACATCGTCCGGCTGATCGACTCGGGGAGCACGGAGACGGGGCTGCTCTTCAGCGTCTTCGAGTACGTGCCGGGGCAGACGCTGACGCAGGTGCTGGCCAGCGAGAAAGCGCTTTCAGCGTGGGAGACCACGCAGCTCATGCTGCAGGTGTTGGATGCGCTGGAGTGCGCGCACAGGGCGAAGGTGGTCCATCGCGATCTCAAGCCCCAGAACATCATGGTCTCCCACACGGGCGTGCGGCGGAACGCGCTGGTGCTGGACTTCGGCCTGGGCACGCTGCCGGCCGAGAGCAGCGAAGACCTGGCGAAGATTACCCAGACCCAGGAGGTGCTCGGCACGCCCACCTACGCCTCGCCGGAGCAGCTCCGGGGCGAGCAGGTGTCGCCGCGCTCGGACCTGTACTCCTGGGGGCTCATCTTCCTGGAGTGTCTCACCGGGCACCGGGCGGTGGACGGGCCCACGCTGCAGGCCATCATCTTCAAGCAGCTCGGGCCCGAGGCCATTGCCATCCCCGCGTGGCTGGAGCACCACCGGCTCGGGCGGCTGCTGCGGAAGGTGACGGCCAAGAATCACGAGCTGAGGGACATCTCCGCGCTCCAGTTGATGCGGGAGCTCGAGGCCTGCGCCGCGGAGGGCTGGCCGGTGAGCGGCTCCATGGAGCGGACCCCCACGCCCGCCGTCCTGCCCTCGCTGTCCTCGTTCTCCTCCGCGGGCGAGGGGGAGCGCCGCCAGCTCACCGCGGTCTGTTGCAGCCTCCGGCTTTCCCAGGAGGAGGGCGCGGCCCTGGACGAGGAGGACCTCGACAAGCTGCTGAGGCCGCTGCATGCCACCTGCGCCGAGCTGGCCCGCAGCTATGAGGGGTACGTGGGCGGCGTGCTGGGCGAGTCGATGCTGTTCTACTTCGGCTATCCCCAGGCGCAGGAGGACGACGCGCGGCGCGCGGCCCGTACGGCGCTGGAGATGGGCGTGCGGATGCAGCAGCGGGCCGAGGAGCTGGCTCGCGAGAAGAAGGGACGCCTGGAGTTCCGCGCGGGCATCCACACGGGACTGGTGGTCATCCAGGAGGGCCAGGGCGGGGCGGGCCTGCCCGCGCTGATGGGCTCCACGCCCAACGCGGCGGTGCGGCTGGAAGGGACGGCCCGTCCGGGCACGCTCCTGGTCAGCGAGGCGACGTCGAAGCTGCTGCGCGGCCACTTCGCCTTCGAGCCGGTGAAGGACCTCAGCGGCGCCTCCGGGCCGGTGTTCCGGGTGCTGCATGAGTACAAGAAGGGCCACGGCTCGGACGTCGTCCAGGAGGGCCCGCTGTACGGCCGCGCGCAGGAGCTGGAGTTCCTCCAGCAGCGCTGGACCCAGGTGGTGGGGGGCAACGGGCAGAGCATCCTGCTCACGGGCGAGCCGGGCATCGGCAAGTCGCGGCTGGTGCAGGAGCTGATCCGCCAGTCCCGCAGCACGCCTCACACGACGCTCGACTGCCGGTGCATGCCGGAAGGCCGCAACAGCGCCCTCTCTCCGTGGGTGGACATGCTGGAGCGCTGGCTGGGGGTGGGCCCCGGCTGGACGCCCGAGCAGAAGATCTCCGCGCTCGAGGCGCTCCTGTCCCAGCATGGCTTCGTGCTCGCGGAGGCCATGCCGCTGTTCCTCGGGCTGCTGTCCGTGAAGGGCGGCGCGGAGCGCTACCCTCCGCCGGATGTCTCGCCTCAGCGCACCAAGGAGCTGACGCTGGACGCGCTGCTGGGCCTCTTCTTCGAGGTGGCGCAACAGCAGCCGCTGCTGTTGCTGGTGGAGGATCTGCACTGGGCAGACCCCACGACGATGGAGCTGCTCTCGCAGTTGGTGAAGGACCTCTCCGGGGCGCCCATCTGCCTCATCCTCACGGCGCGCCCGGAGTTCACCTCGCAGTGGTCGGCCTCGCACCACCTGCAGCTCACCCGTCTGGACCGCAAGCGCGTGCAGGAGATGGTGAGCGGCCTCACCCAGGACCGGAACCTGCCGCCCGAGGTGATGGAGAAGCTGCTGGACCGGACGGACGGCGTGCCGCTCTTCGTGGAGGAGCTGACCCGCATCATCGTGGAGTCCATGCCGGTGAAGGGTGAGACGCCCTCGCGCTCGTTCACGTTCTCCAAGATTGTCATCCCCACCACGCTGCGCGACTCGCTGATGGCGCGCCTGGACCGGCTGGGGCCCGCCAAGGAGCTGGCGCAGCTGGCCTCGGCGCTGGGGCGCGAGTTCAGCTACGAGGTGCTCAAGTCCGTCTCCGAGCGCGAGGAGCCCGTGCTGCAGCACGAGCTGAAGACGCTGTCGGACGCGGACCTGGTGCACCGCCGGCGCACGGCGCGCAACCCCATCTACGTCTTCAAGCACGCCCTCATCCGGGATACGGCCTACGAGTCCATGCTCAAGCCCCTGCGCCGGCAGGTGCATGCCCGCATCGCCTCCACGCTGGAGGCCCACTTCCCGGAGCTGGTGGAGACGCGGCCGGACCTGCTCGCCATGCACCACAGCGAGGCGGGCCAGAAGCGCAAGGCCATTGGCTATGCGCAGAAGGCCGGCCTGGGGGCGCTGATGCGCTCGGCCAACCAGGAGGCCATTGCCTACATCACCGAGGCCAAGGGCTGGCTGGATGTCGCGGAGGATCCCAAGGAGCAGGCGCAGCTGGAGCTGGGGCTCAACGAGGTGCTCACTCCGGCCCTCATGGCCACCCGGGGCTGGTCCGACGCGCAGATCGGCCAGGTGGTGGAGCGCTCCCAGCATCTCATCGACTTGCTGGGAGACAGCCCGAAGATCATCCCCACGCTGTGGGGGCTGCTGATCTTCTACATCAGCCGCAACGAGCGAGACCGGGCCCGGGTCCTCGTGGAGCGCCTGGTGGGCATGGCCAAGCACTCTGGCAACCTCGACCTGGAGCTCATGGCCGAGGCCGCGCACGGCAACAACGCCATCGAAGAGGCCCACTTCCAGGAGGCGCAACAGGCCTTCGAGCGGGCGCTCAGCCTGTACAAACCCGCCGAGCACCCCAAGCTGGCCATCCTGTACGGGCAGGATGGCCGCTCCATGTCCGCGGGCTTCTTGAGCGTCTTGAAGTTCCTCACCGGCTACCCGGACCAGGCCGAGAAGCTGAGCACGGAGGCCATGGCCTGGGCCATGGAGACGAAGCACACCAGCTCCATCGGGCTGACGTACCTCTACCGGATGAACATGCTGCATTTGAGGGGAGACCGGGAGGCTGTGCTCGCCGTGGCCCGCGCGGGCGAGGAGCTGCTGCAGCGGCACGGCCTGCCCTTGCACGGGGCGTTCTGCACCCTCTACAAGAACTGGGCGGAGCGGAAGGCGGAGCCCATGCGCCAGATCCTCGACATGATGGCAGCCGGAGGCCTGGAGATAGGCAAGACCCACTACCACTCCCTGCTGGCGGACGTGGAGTTCGAGATGGGGCAGGTGGACGCCGCGCTCGCCCGCTACGACGAGCTGGTGGCCTATGGCCGCAAGGTCAAAGAGGGCTACATGCTCCCGAGCCTGCTGCGCGCCAAGGGCCTCTGCCTGCGAGCCAAGGGTGAGCGCGAAGCCGCGGAGGCCAGCGTGCGGCAGGCCATAGGCGTCGCCCGGGAGCAGGGCGCGAAGATGATGGAGCTGAGGGCCTCTGTGACGCTCGCGGAGATGCAGCGGGACCGGGGGCAGCGGGCCGAGGCGTACGAGCTGCTGGCACCTCAGCCCCCGCGCTTCACCGAGGGGCTTGATACCCCTGACCTGGTTCGAGCGCGGGCGCTGCTGGCGGAGCTGAAGGGCTGA
- a CDS encoding amidohydrolase family protein: MREGLRMVDSDRHVIEPIEMWKEYLPPEYRAGAPYEQLIAPEETLEQRVARLGPKGMLPITPTLMIDGQPAWQRLSERTQVEMAWAAAQRTVAYESTVSPSHHLRTMDQTGMDAACFFPTMALFILRIDGMEPTRATAFARAYNAWLRDFCSANPQRLRAVGALCLHEPEVLPGEVERLARFGWKAVAVPPNPVNGRTLGHPAYEPFWAACERHSIGVALHEGSNVRLPSAGAERFTTRFAHNAASHPLEAMLALASLLEGGVLERHPRLRIGFFESGCGWLPYWLWRMDSTYEYMKGEVSENVRMKPSEYFRRHCVVAIEPGEPGLQELIRMIGTDNLVFGTDYPHTDHGEDIVDHVMELRSVLPEETMRKLLWDNPARFYGIEG, translated from the coding sequence ATGCGTGAAGGACTGCGGATGGTGGACTCGGACCGCCATGTCATTGAGCCCATCGAGATGTGGAAGGAGTATTTGCCCCCCGAGTACCGGGCGGGCGCCCCCTACGAACAACTCATCGCTCCCGAGGAGACACTGGAGCAGCGTGTGGCGCGGCTGGGGCCCAAGGGGATGCTGCCCATCACTCCCACGTTGATGATCGATGGGCAGCCCGCGTGGCAGCGGCTCTCCGAGCGGACCCAGGTGGAGATGGCCTGGGCCGCCGCGCAGCGGACCGTGGCCTATGAGTCCACCGTCAGCCCCTCGCACCACCTGCGGACCATGGATCAGACGGGGATGGATGCCGCCTGCTTCTTCCCCACCATGGCCCTGTTCATTCTGCGCATCGACGGCATGGAGCCCACCCGGGCCACTGCCTTCGCCCGCGCCTACAATGCGTGGCTGCGCGACTTCTGCAGCGCGAACCCTCAGCGCCTCCGGGCCGTAGGCGCCCTGTGTCTGCACGAGCCCGAGGTGCTGCCGGGCGAGGTGGAGCGCCTGGCCCGCTTTGGCTGGAAGGCCGTGGCCGTCCCTCCCAACCCCGTGAATGGCCGAACACTCGGCCACCCCGCCTACGAGCCCTTCTGGGCCGCCTGCGAGCGCCACTCCATCGGTGTGGCCCTCCACGAGGGCTCCAATGTGCGGCTGCCCTCAGCGGGCGCGGAGCGCTTCACCACCCGCTTCGCCCACAACGCCGCCTCGCACCCGCTGGAGGCCATGTTGGCCCTCGCCTCCCTCCTCGAGGGTGGCGTGCTGGAGCGCCACCCGCGCCTGCGCATCGGCTTCTTCGAGTCCGGCTGCGGGTGGCTGCCCTACTGGTTGTGGCGCATGGACTCCACCTACGAGTACATGAAGGGCGAGGTGTCGGAGAACGTCCGCATGAAGCCCTCGGAGTACTTCCGCCGCCACTGCGTCGTCGCCATCGAGCCCGGCGAGCCGGGCCTCCAGGAGCTCATCCGGATGATCGGCACGGACAACCTGGTGTTCGGCACCGACTACCCACACACGGACCACGGGGAGGACATCGTGGACCACGTGATGGAGCTGCGCTCGGTGCTGCCCGAGGAGACGATGCGCAAGCTCCTCTGGGACAACCCCGCCCGGTTCTATGGAATCGAGGGCTGA
- a CDS encoding TOMM precursor leader peptide-binding protein yields MSDPFNRVMQFKAHLRFEALDRERAFVLGEHEQFMLSGRVQVLVAAKLDGHRSVQDVISALEREVSAPEVLYAVAQLEKQGHLIEATPGIPSEAAALWQSLGVAPAEAVSRLARSPVSVHALEGLDPQPLIQALQGAGLTIREGAPLRVVLVRDYLSPELEAFNRQALERREPWMLVKPSGATPWMGPVFRPGEGPCWACLSQRLAWNRPVESYLRGRVEASRPLALPRAELPSSHQAGLQLAAMALARWIAQGQQGSLEKSLVALELSRFQLTEHPVVRRPQCAACGDAGILKARAERPIVLEPRPRGFTEDNGFRTVTPETTFARLQPQISPITGVLSNLAPLASRSHALRPVFAASYFSPAHARTPHYTEFHSITLGKGRTFAQSRASALGEGIERWSSLFQGDEPRFSSRLETLGADAIHPREVLHFSETQYRNRVELNKKFHRHYWDIPVSFDERLEVDWTPVWSLTHERRKYLPTAYCYNRYPIPREENFCPQDSNGHAAGNCLEEAILQGLLELAERDASCLWWYNCLRRPGVDLDSFHEPYFQALREHYHSHHWKVWALDLTHDLNIPTFVAVGRSTKTQQYCIGFGAHLDARIALQRAITEFNQIFDPRDTFKSPWDEYGMVDESYLHPDETVPLKTMADFPKPALADIRDDVRECVARVARVGLETLVLDLTRPDVGLHVAKVTVPGLRHFWPRFGPGRLYDIPVKMGWLSRPLTEAQLNPVPFLL; encoded by the coding sequence ATGAGCGATCCCTTCAATCGTGTCATGCAGTTCAAGGCGCATCTCCGCTTCGAAGCCCTCGACCGGGAGCGGGCCTTCGTCCTGGGAGAGCATGAGCAGTTCATGCTGTCGGGGCGGGTCCAGGTGCTCGTGGCCGCGAAGCTGGACGGCCACCGCTCCGTGCAAGACGTCATCTCCGCGCTCGAGAGGGAGGTCTCCGCGCCCGAGGTGCTCTACGCGGTGGCGCAGTTGGAGAAGCAGGGCCATCTCATCGAGGCCACGCCCGGCATTCCGAGCGAAGCCGCGGCCCTCTGGCAGTCGTTGGGGGTGGCTCCCGCCGAGGCCGTCTCGCGGCTGGCCCGCTCGCCCGTGTCCGTGCACGCGCTGGAGGGCTTGGATCCGCAGCCTCTCATTCAAGCGCTGCAAGGAGCGGGGCTCACGATTCGCGAAGGCGCACCGCTTCGTGTCGTCCTCGTACGTGACTACCTGTCACCGGAGCTGGAGGCGTTCAACCGCCAGGCGCTGGAGCGGCGTGAGCCGTGGATGCTCGTGAAGCCCTCGGGTGCCACGCCGTGGATGGGGCCGGTGTTCCGCCCGGGTGAGGGGCCGTGCTGGGCGTGCCTTTCGCAACGCCTGGCATGGAACCGGCCCGTGGAGTCATACCTGCGCGGACGCGTCGAAGCCTCGCGTCCCCTTGCGCTCCCCCGCGCGGAGCTCCCCTCGAGCCATCAGGCGGGATTGCAGCTGGCCGCCATGGCCCTGGCCCGCTGGATCGCCCAGGGCCAGCAGGGCTCCCTGGAGAAGTCACTCGTGGCACTGGAGCTGAGCCGCTTCCAGCTCACCGAGCACCCCGTGGTGCGGCGCCCACAGTGCGCGGCCTGCGGAGACGCGGGCATCCTGAAGGCTCGCGCCGAGCGGCCCATCGTGCTGGAGCCCCGGCCTCGCGGTTTCACCGAGGACAATGGCTTTCGCACCGTGACGCCCGAGACGACCTTCGCTCGGCTCCAGCCGCAGATCAGCCCCATCACCGGCGTGCTCAGCAACCTGGCGCCGCTCGCGTCTCGCAGCCACGCGCTGAGGCCCGTCTTCGCCGCCTCGTACTTCAGCCCGGCTCACGCCCGGACGCCCCACTACACCGAGTTCCACTCCATCACCCTGGGCAAGGGCCGCACCTTCGCCCAGTCTCGCGCCAGCGCGCTCGGCGAGGGCATCGAACGCTGGAGCTCCCTGTTCCAGGGAGACGAGCCCCGCTTCTCCTCGCGCCTGGAGACGCTGGGCGCGGACGCCATCCACCCGCGCGAGGTGCTGCACTTCAGCGAGACGCAGTACCGGAACCGCGTGGAGCTCAACAAGAAGTTCCACCGGCACTACTGGGACATCCCCGTGTCCTTCGACGAGCGGCTCGAGGTGGACTGGACGCCCGTCTGGTCTCTCACGCACGAGCGCCGCAAGTACCTGCCCACCGCGTACTGCTACAACCGCTACCCCATTCCCCGCGAGGAGAACTTCTGCCCGCAGGACTCCAATGGCCATGCGGCCGGCAACTGCCTGGAGGAGGCCATCCTCCAGGGCCTGCTGGAGCTGGCCGAGCGGGATGCGTCCTGCCTCTGGTGGTACAACTGCCTGCGCCGGCCCGGAGTGGATCTCGACAGCTTCCACGAGCCGTACTTCCAGGCCCTGCGCGAGCACTACCACTCCCACCACTGGAAGGTGTGGGCGCTGGACCTGACGCATGACTTGAACATCCCCACGTTCGTCGCCGTGGGGCGCTCGACGAAGACCCAGCAGTACTGCATCGGCTTCGGGGCCCACCTGGATGCGCGCATCGCGCTCCAGCGAGCCATCACCGAGTTCAATCAAATCTTTGATCCGCGAGACACCTTCAAGTCCCCGTGGGACGAGTACGGGATGGTGGATGAGTCCTATCTCCACCCGGACGAGACGGTGCCGCTCAAGACGATGGCGGACTTCCCCAAGCCCGCCCTGGCGGACATCCGGGACGACGTGCGCGAGTGCGTGGCCCGCGTGGCCCGCGTGGGCCTGGAGACGCTGGTACTGGACTTGACCCGGCCGGACGTGGGCCTGCACGTGGCGAAGGTGACCGTGCCCGGGCTGCGCCACTTCTGGCCGCGCTTCGGCCCGGGGCGCCTCTATGACATCCCCGTGAAGATGGGCTGGCTCTCCCGCCCACTGACCGAGGCGCAGCTCAACCCTGTTCCCTTCCTCTTATAG
- a CDS encoding SagB family peptide dehydrogenase, with product MIVRETLSLVPGVSLASSTEGGRVLNGRVQLTLPPLSGSVSATIEALAQGEHGPDELSELAGGGGLAQVAFFHNLLEALRAHGVLARSLSLDGALIARLSPETARGGGVSPRAEMRYQLSRFAFSRVAEGGSQLETPLSMSRVWMGTWHGPALLGVLATPKLPAEVAEAVPGVPPEVTAAFLGMLLEAGALVEVNAEGVPVEREALITWEFHDLLFYQWTRWPRHAKGYGGATYRFRGKLPQPEPKPRPPGEALPLEKPDMARLERGDSSFTSVLERRRTVRNPGGKPLTRAQLGELLYRAVGLRHADLDGRDQKVARVYPSGGAIYETGVYTIVRSCEGLEPGLYAYQVDEHALYRIPARTPELAELMQMAADGMALPAQPQVVIVLTAQFARMAWKYEVMAYSAMLKNVGVIFQTLYLVATAMGLAPCALGSGGADLFARASGLDPLVEGSVGEFAVGSRPDGGPG from the coding sequence ATGATCGTCCGTGAGACGCTGTCTCTTGTGCCAGGGGTGAGCCTGGCATCTTCCACGGAAGGAGGACGCGTCCTGAATGGACGCGTTCAGCTGACGCTGCCGCCCCTCTCCGGCAGCGTGAGTGCCACGATTGAAGCCCTGGCTCAGGGCGAGCACGGACCCGATGAGCTGAGCGAGCTCGCGGGAGGGGGGGGGCTCGCTCAGGTCGCATTCTTCCACAACCTGCTCGAAGCCTTGCGCGCGCACGGCGTGCTGGCTCGAAGTCTCTCCCTGGACGGCGCGCTGATCGCCCGGCTCTCACCGGAGACAGCCCGTGGGGGAGGTGTCTCACCTCGCGCCGAGATGCGTTACCAGCTCTCCCGGTTTGCCTTTAGCCGGGTCGCGGAAGGGGGCTCCCAACTGGAGACGCCCCTGTCGATGTCACGCGTGTGGATGGGGACCTGGCACGGCCCGGCGCTGCTGGGAGTGCTGGCCACGCCGAAGCTCCCGGCCGAGGTGGCCGAGGCGGTGCCCGGAGTTCCTCCAGAGGTGACGGCGGCCTTCCTGGGCATGCTGCTGGAGGCGGGTGCCCTGGTAGAGGTGAACGCCGAGGGCGTTCCTGTCGAGCGGGAGGCGCTGATCACCTGGGAGTTCCACGACCTGCTGTTCTACCAGTGGACCCGATGGCCTCGGCACGCGAAGGGCTATGGCGGGGCCACCTATCGCTTCCGGGGGAAGCTGCCGCAGCCTGAGCCGAAGCCGCGGCCACCCGGGGAGGCTTTGCCGCTGGAGAAGCCGGACATGGCCCGGCTGGAGCGCGGCGATTCCTCGTTTACCTCGGTCCTGGAGCGCCGTCGCACCGTGCGGAACCCAGGGGGAAAGCCCCTCACGCGCGCTCAATTGGGAGAGCTGCTCTACCGGGCCGTGGGCTTGCGCCACGCGGACTTGGACGGCCGAGACCAGAAGGTGGCGCGTGTTTATCCATCCGGTGGCGCAATTTATGAAACCGGTGTGTATACAATTGTCCGCAGTTGTGAGGGATTAGAGCCAGGGCTCTACGCCTACCAAGTCGATGAGCATGCCCTCTACCGAATCCCCGCCCGGACACCGGAGCTGGCGGAGCTGATGCAGATGGCGGCGGACGGGATGGCGCTCCCCGCGCAGCCGCAGGTCGTCATCGTGCTCACCGCGCAGTTTGCCCGCATGGCCTGGAAATACGAGGTCATGGCGTACTCGGCCATGCTCAAGAACGTGGGGGTCATCTTCCAGACGCTGTACCTGGTGGCCACCGCCATGGGGCTGGCGCCTTGCGCCCTGGGCAGCGGCGGCGCGGACCTGTTCGCCCGGGCCTCGGGGTTGGATCCGCTCGTGGAGGGCTCGGTGGGCGAGTTCGCCGTGGGGAGCCGGCCAGACGGAGGGCCTGGCTGA